The nucleotide sequence ATTCATCTACTTGTGCTTCCCCTAAACTTTGAATTGTGATTCGGGTTTCAGATAATTTGGATATCTTCCCTTGGGGAATGGCCGGGATCTCTGGTTGTTCGTTGTAGTTAGGAACGAATAGTAGATCAGGTGGAAAAGTGCATTGGTATTTATTTGATCGACCGAAACCTCGTCGGATAATAATCAACCATCCTTCCCTTTTTAACTCGTTGGTGATTTGAGAAATTCTCTTTGGTTTAATTTTCCCACCCATCCGATCGGAGATAGCCTGTAAAGTAGGCCACGCATATTCATTAGCTCCTTGGAAGGTAAGTAAAGTCGTATAGACCAGAGCCTTTTGACCTGAGAGATTAAGTAAGGCGGTAAGTGGCGCGAAAGTGAATTTTTTCTTTTTCATATATTTGCCTCTGTCTCATTGTGAGATATAGCCAAAGCCCTATCGTCTGGAGTCGTGAGCCAAATCAATCGTTCTGCTAAATTGTGAAGACCGTATCCTCTTAGCCATTCGATTCGCTTGGGAACAGACGTGTGCTCATCATAGCTATCTTTTCCAGTATGAAGAGCAGGAGTAATGCAAAACATATTTCTCGGATCAGTCGGATCATAACGCTTGTACCTTGTACGTCGTCCTAATAAATGAGCGACAACGATATTCCGAGATCCAGTAAGTATGCAACGATAGCCATGATTCTTTCTGCATTGCTCCATTCCCACTGCCATTTTCTTGGCGTATCGTGAAGGTTCTTTGCTTCTCCGAGAATCCTGATATCGCTTAACGGACTCTCGTTGACGTTCTCTTTGCCTTGCGATCTGTTCTTCCTTAATTTTTTTCATTTTCATGGTCTCGTAAATTTTCTAACTTATAGATGATTGCCTTGGAAGATGATTCCAGTTCTTTGAGATTCTTAATAAAGCCTTCTGGTACCGCTTGATTAAATTCTTTCACCTTATCCAAAACTTTGTATCTCCAATAATAGGGATCAGTCGACTTTAGTTGACTTTCCGTAAATCCTATTGATTCCAGATAGGTCATTACGTGCTTCAATTCTTCGATAGTCGTTCTGAGAGATTTATTTTCTTCTCTTACCTCAAGTATCTGGCATTTTATAAGTTCTCGAATACTCTTACCTAATTTTGCTCCTCTTTCCTTTAGTATTCGCTTTTCCGAAAGATATTCTTCAAGCTCTTGAAGCCTTCTCTGTTTTTGGTCATATTTATCCAGTTGAGTGAGCAACAGGCTTCTTGAAGGTTCGCATCTCATAAGTGCAAGACGAAACATTTCTTGAGGAATCTCCAGAGATCTTCTAACAGATAGTTTCTTCTTAAACAGCTTTTGACCATTAGTCGATGTAATATACAATCCAGCTTCAGGAGGCAGCTCACTTGGATCTATTATCCCAGGAGGTGCAACGAAATACAGATAGTTGCAATAAGGAAGATAAGTTTGCCACTTTTCATCCTTTTTGAAATCGGATCTTGAAACCTTTATCTCATAGGCTGTGCACTCAGGTTTAACCCAAGATCTGGGCATTACCCATGCATCCATACGCGTTGTCCCTGATCGAGCTTCACCTGTATTCAATTCGCTAAGGAAAACATCATTCTGCCCCTGGTGTTTCTTCTTTAGAAGTTCTAGGATTTGATAGCTGCTTATATTCATATCTCTCCTATCACTAGATCGAATCCTTCTTCCCCTTTTTCGCAAGGGAGCCAAGTTGTAAAAATTGAAGGGATTGTTCCCAGGTCGTCGTCCTGAATGATATTGGCATGAACAAGAGAGTCCAATACTGTTGATACCATTCCGTCAATATCTCTGCGCTGATTTCCTGAGACTCGGAAGACGATCGCAAGGAAAGCAATTTGGCTATTATCACATTCATTTCGAATTTCGCTTTGTCCGAAGTTCGGAAGATCATTTTCCCTTTCTTGGATTTCGAAATTGTCTTTGAATTTTTGAACGCGGGAACGTTTGTCCCTAGATTTTGCACTCTTATAATTTGGCATTTCAAGCTATCTTCTCCAGTTTGTAGATTCGATCTTTAGGTATTACAACGAGCTTCTCTTTTCCATGGACTCGCAGAACATATCGTTCCTGGTTGATACTTTCTTTTATCTTACAAGCTAGATCCTTAAGATCATATTTCTCATAGACGTTTGTTCCTGCAGGAAGTATCTCAATAACTTCTCCACGAGCGTGTCCACCTGGATGTGAATAAAGTGCGACTGATTTCAATAGATTTTCCTCGGAAACACTTTCCATTCCATACCATCTAATTTTGCTCCGGCTCTTTTTTTTCCGACTTTATAAAATGATGTATCATGCTCTCTTATTATTTTATCTAGATCAGGAACACGTTCAATGAAAACACCACTTCCTTGCGCAACCCACTCACCCCATTGCTTAAAAAAGAATGGAACGGCTGCTTTTTGGCATTGGTCACGAATCGATCGAACCCAATTTGGATGCATAGGACGTGCATTGTGTCCTGATTCGCCTCCGACAATAATCCAGTCAATAGAGCTACAAGGCGTCCACTTGCCATCATCATCCCAGTGAATATTTTTACCATTTAGCACATCATAACTATGTAGCCCTATTCCAATATCTCCGGCAATATTAGTTAGGTCGATTTCTCCTAATAAAGGCTCCATTGATAAGAATCTTACTTTACAAGGAATATCTAATAGTATTGGAATTCTTTCATCGGCTGCCTTTTGATTTTCGACCGAAACTCCTAACCATACATTTGGTAAATCGCAAAACTCGGGATACTTTTCAAAAAACTTTTTTGCAACGTCCGGTCTTTTGGTTAGAATCAGCCAATCCAAATTTGTAGTTAATTTAATTCTTGTAAATAGTTCAACCCTCCAGGATTCTAATTCTTCTCTATCCTCAAAAGTATCTGATAAACTTTGTGCAAAAACTTTATATCTAATGCCTTCTTTTCCGGCCTTTCTATCCCATGAAAAAGGTTTATTTCGGTTATTTATCGAAGTTAATACTCGGTTTCCATGCGCTCCCCACTTAGCCTTTTTATAACGCTTATCCATTAAATCTTCAGCATAACAATTCTTACATCCATCGGAAATCTTTTCGCACCCGATCCATTCGTTATGTGTATGGTCTGTCCATTCGATTCTAGAGTTATTCATTATGGTTCCTCAAAATATTATCTACCTACGAGTCCATGCATACAGTAAGGACATTTAACTGGTTTCCCACCATCTTCCAAAGTCTTTGATTTCCCCTGGTTATCGATGAACATGGTTCTTGATCCTTTGCAGCGATTACAGTTTACAGCTTTGTCAGCGCACCAAGATCGAAGTCTTTGAATGATAGCCGAGTATTCTTGCCAGATTTCTAGAAAATCTTTGCCCGGGTCCGGAATATACTTATCAATCTCATCATGAAATTTGAGTGATCCATCCAAGTGAACTGCGAGAACTTGGGATATTGTTTTCCAAGAATTCTCCATGTTCTTGTGTATGCCTTCGACCTTCGCAAGATCTCCAACTAACTGAGGAACGGATTTCGCTTTTTTTGATTTTGCTTTGGTTTCAGACTTCTTTGCTGCTGGAGTAGACTCTGATCTGTGCTTCTTCACAGCATTACCCAAAGACATTTTTCCCTCTTCTACTTGCTTGAGTAGTTTAGGATTTTCTTTCTTAAGCTTGGTCGCTTGTTTGATTGATGTCTCAGACGTATCAAATTGTTGTGCGAGAACCTTGTTTACCTTGCCTTTGGTCTCCTGAGTTTTTGAATTCCCAGATTTAGGTTTCTGGTTTTTTAGATTAGATTCACTTCGAGCTTTTGCTTCCTCTTCGAGAAGTGGCTTGTAGTTGGTAGCGAGAATTGCTTTCTGTGATTGTGTTAAATCTCTTCTCTTATTCGTTCTGATTGTATAGAGTAGAGCATCGTTTCGATCACCAACGAACTCACGAGTTTTGAAAAGTTTTCCGCTTTCTTGGGCCGCAAGATATCTATTCCATCCATCTAGAACCTTCCCTTCGAATAGGACTATGGCAAATTGCGGATCAAATCCATTGAGTTCCATGTCTTTTACGAGTTCGCTTTTTTCGGCCTCACCCATTTCAGGGTAGAGATTGAATTGGTGTTTTTCGAGTTCACGCATGATCTAATTCCTCTTTTCTTTCTTCATCTATTTGAAATAATGTTGGTTGCTTTTGGTCGGCTTTCATGAATACACGCGCCGTATCTAATACTGAATCGCTGAATAGCTCTAACTCAGATCTTACTGTTTGAGGAACTAAGAGATTTGAGTAGTTGCACTTAAGGTATGTGAAGGGTGATATCCCTTCAATTGTCTCGTATGGCATGTGGTTTCTGAGATAAACTTCATAGAAGAATCGCACGCCTTTACCCAAGCCTTTTTTCTCTTCCGTGTGGAATTCGAGTCCAACAACATTTATCAGATTCCAATCGTCTTCGGGAATTCGAAGTTCGGATTTTAAATTCACGTAACTTCGAAATTTCTGTAAATGCCCGATTAACGTGTCTAGATCCTCCGTATGTTTTTTGGAATCGAGGACAACTACCATGTCCGTTCCACGATTGACATACTCGATCTTCATGTTCCCAGCTTTGTATTTTATTTTTTCTAAAACCATTTTCTTTGTCCCAATAATAGTGTAATATGTCTCATACTAAGATCTAAAAAAAGGGGGTATTTGCCCCTTTGTATCATAGCTTCTCGGTTTAGATTTACCTAATCGATGTCCGATGAACAAACCTATGGCGAAGGCAAGAGCACCGACACCGATTGTTATTAAAATCAAATCTTCCATTGTCTATACCGCAATGTTCAAAATTCGACCGGACTGTTTGATCTCTGATTTAAGCTTGTCGAGCTCGAATTTATTGGAAGTCAATGTCTCGTAACAATCGGCAAGCATCAAATCGCGTTCTGTGATTTGATTTTTAAGATATTCTCTATCGTTCGCATATCGCTCTAAGTCATTTTTCTGAATATAGTTTCGAACTTTTAAATCCTTAATCGTATTAAGCAATTTGATTATCAGTTTCGTTCTCTTTCTAAGCAAGCTTGGACGTGAGAATTTCCCAACTAACCGCTCTAAATTTGTAACTTGATTCCGATCTTCAATTTCTTGTAACATATGAGACTCCTTATAAGGCCGGGATCTCTCCCGACCGTTTTTCGTTATCAATGAATTCCAATTATTTCTTGGATTTCTTTTTAGGTGCAGCTTTCGTTGCAGGTGCTTCGGTTTTTTTGTTTTTGGTCGACACTTGAATTTCCTCCTTTGTCTTAAATTTTAAAGATCACTTTTTTACGCAGCTTCGCCCAATTCGAGAGAACTACCTGGTAAGAGAGGAAATATTTTCCCTTTCTCGATCAGATAAACTTTGTCCGCTAGTTTCTGGATATCATGCTTGTGTGAGACGTAGATGACTTGTTCGAAACCTCCGACTAGCATCGCTTTATCCAACATCTTTTGGTAAAGGTGAGCGTTCTTCGGAGTGAGACCACCGTCCGCTTCATCACGGATAAGAGTTCTGATATCGGCTCCCGATTGTTGTTGTTGATAGACAGCGGCTCCCAGAGAGATCCCTTCTTTGATGATGGCCGCCTGTCCTCCAGACTTGTTATCAACCAACGATTCTTCGCCTGTCTCTTCGTCTAAGACCATGAGCGAAACCTCTTCTCGAAGATCTCCCTTCCCTGTTTCTTTGGTTGTTTGAAGCCTGACCTGAAATCTTGAACCGTAACATTCTTCTAGAATCCCATTGATTGACGCGGAAATTCCAGGACCCGCAGCATCGAGTTTTAGAGCTCTTGCACCTTTTGGAGACAGACCTTCACACAAAAGTTTTAGATACGTGAGTCTCTGTGCTTTCGGAGATTGTAGAAGTTTGTCCAAACGAATTTCAGACTCTTCAATTTCCTTGAGTGAATTAACCTGAGTTGTGATCTTCGCAATAATCTCGTCTTTGAGTTTTCGCAAGTCAGCGAGTTCAATATTGATCTGATCGAGTTCGGATTCAGCTGTCTCGATTGCCTGAGTTTCTTTATCTTTGGAATCGAGAAGAACTTGGAGATTATTTATTTCCTGTTCTATGTCCGAGCACTTGTTTTTTGCGGTTACAAGTTTTGCTTCATAGTCCTTTATTCTTTCCTCTGCAAGATCTAGATGCGCGATGTTCTTAGATTCTTCTTGTAGGATTGGAACCTTTTTCCTGAGATCAGTGAGTGTGGTTTCTTTCTGCTCAATCGCTTTGAGTAGTGGAAGATTCTCCAATGTTTTCTCGGTCTTGATTTGAGTTTCTTCTAAAGAACTAATGGATAGTTCACAAGCTTCCTTTTCCTTTTGAGACGCATTGAGTTTCTCTTGGATCTCTGCCTTCTGTTTTTCTAGAACTGCGATATCCTGTTCAACGGTAACAATTTTCTTTTTGCCTTCGACCGCGTCTTTGAGCAGTTCACATTCTTCGGAAAGAACTTTGTCGCCAACCGTAACTCCGGAGCAAGGAACTCTGTCCAATAGCTCGGCTTTGGATTTTAAGCTTTCAAGGGTACTGTTTAGTCCAGCGATTCGCGTATCCAATCCACTGATCTGGGTAGTGAACGAAGTGCACTCGGTAGTTTTAACAGTGAGTTCTAATTTGAGTGATGCAACTTTCTCTTTGGTCGATGCAATAAGTTCACGAAGAGATTTTGCCTCTGTCTCATACTGAGATTTAGCCGAAACTATTTCCTTTTCGATTATCTCAATGAGTGCGTTCACTTCTTTGAGTTCCATGTCTGCTTTTCGAATTGCCGGAGCTTTATCCAATAGAGTCTGATTGTTTTTCAATCGTTCTTGGATATCGGTGATTTCTGTTGTGAGTGTAGCTTTCTCAGTTTCGAGTTTCTTCTTTTTCTCCAAAGATTCTTTCACGTCTGTGTTCTGAGATTTGAGATCGGCAATTCTCTGCATGGAATTCTTTTGAAGAAATTCACATGATTCGATATTCTTGATGTTCGTCGATTTCTCTAGTTCAAGATCTGATCGTAATTTCTGAGTTTCTTCTTTCTTCTCAATCTTTTTGCGTAGCTCGGTGATCGCGAATTGGTCGCCCTTGATTTCGTCTTCGAGAATCTTTCTCTCTTTATCAGCCAGAGAGAACTCTCGATCGTATTCGCCAAAACCCAAGAACTGATCAAGTAATTGTCTCGAGTCACTCTGATTCAATGACGATAGGTGTCCCTTCCCCTTTTGTGAATGATAAATCGTTGAGAGGAAAATTTCCTGAGAAATTCCAGTGACCTTCAAGAATTCTTTGTCGAACTCTTTGACTTTCCCTTCG is from Leptospira sp. GIMC2001 and encodes:
- a CDS encoding helix-turn-helix domain-containing protein; amino-acid sequence: MKKKKFTFAPLTALLNLSGQKALVYTTLLTFQGANEYAWPTLQAISDRMGGKIKPKRISQITNELKREGWLIIIRRGFGRSNKYQCTFPPDLLFVPNYNEQPEIPAIPQGKISKLSETRITIQSLGEAQVDEWVPDKIEEWEYKYLSKETLEGVVNR
- a CDS encoding MmcB family DNA repair protein, with amino-acid sequence MNISSYQILELLKKKHQGQNDVFLSELNTGEARSGTTRMDAWVMPRSWVKPECTAYEIKVSRSDFKKDEKWQTYLPYCNYLYFVAPPGIIDPSELPPEAGLYITSTNGQKLFKKKLSVRRSLEIPQEMFRLALMRCEPSRSLLLTQLDKYDQKQRRLQELEEYLSEKRILKERGAKLGKSIRELIKCQILEVREENKSLRTTIEELKHVMTYLESIGFTESQLKSTDPYYWRYKVLDKVKEFNQAVPEGFIKNLKELESSSKAIIYKLENLRDHENEKN
- a CDS encoding phage Gp37/Gp68 family protein, translated to MNNSRIEWTDHTHNEWIGCEKISDGCKNCYAEDLMDKRYKKAKWGAHGNRVLTSINNRNKPFSWDRKAGKEGIRYKVFAQSLSDTFEDREELESWRVELFTRIKLTTNLDWLILTKRPDVAKKFFEKYPEFCDLPNVWLGVSVENQKAADERIPILLDIPCKVRFLSMEPLLGEIDLTNIAGDIGIGLHSYDVLNGKNIHWDDDGKWTPCSSIDWIIVGGESGHNARPMHPNWVRSIRDQCQKAAVPFFFKQWGEWVAQGSGVFIERVPDLDKIIREHDTSFYKVGKKRAGAKLDGMEWKVFPRKIY
- a CDS encoding AAA family ATPase yields the protein MRILEIKNKGAIPFPEEIVWKPGDDQKIAIIGDNGSGKTTLLDTVCMAFYGITPNRKSESGRDEGAIYGCFTDKKSYIEVKVFLKGQEIHVKRLIDPISKTQKPYLYVNGKAVTEGKVKEFDKEFLKVTGISQEIFLSTIYHSQKGKGHLSSLNQSDSRQLLDQFLGFGEYDREFSLADKERKILEDEIKGDQFAITELRKKIEKKEETQKLRSDLELEKSTNIKNIESCEFLQKNSMQRIADLKSQNTDVKESLEKKKKLETEKATLTTEITDIQERLKNNQTLLDKAPAIRKADMELKEVNALIEIIEKEIVSAKSQYETEAKSLRELIASTKEKVASLKLELTVKTTECTSFTTQISGLDTRIAGLNSTLESLKSKAELLDRVPCSGVTVGDKVLSEECELLKDAVEGKKKIVTVEQDIAVLEKQKAEIQEKLNASQKEKEACELSISSLEETQIKTEKTLENLPLLKAIEQKETTLTDLRKKVPILQEESKNIAHLDLAEERIKDYEAKLVTAKNKCSDIEQEINNLQVLLDSKDKETQAIETAESELDQINIELADLRKLKDEIIAKITTQVNSLKEIEESEIRLDKLLQSPKAQRLTYLKLLCEGLSPKGARALKLDAAGPGISASINGILEECYGSRFQVRLQTTKETGKGDLREEVSLMVLDEETGEESLVDNKSGGQAAIIKEGISLGAAVYQQQQSGADIRTLIRDEADGGLTPKNAHLYQKMLDKAMLVGGFEQVIYVSHKHDIQKLADKVYLIEKGKIFPLLPGSSLELGEAA